Proteins from a single region of Chromobacterium sp. ATCC 53434:
- a CDS encoding EAL domain-containing protein, producing the protein MKRFKPAKALPAGFTPAMLAACQQFLQREGVAARLQWNEQEVFASFDGWWLSSGFIAQARVRDGQCQLLQYAARLRIFGQFGQTLPANWLFAMNYGEAKAVALLKLIRVLHVLNHLGRNGRHLPLRIDVDPRICHAYSDRIVDFTARLLDVLEFPAAQAPMLLLLDSRTGELGLSLLRRYRQNGHGVGLGDFGAGHQDLLRLWRLEPDGLALAPSFMGRAIMYPTVREQLLALVPQLVEQGFALAVEDIVCDNMLELALRMGAEHCSGPLLSERLKRQRAARELDLSKIAC; encoded by the coding sequence ATGAAACGATTCAAGCCCGCCAAGGCGCTGCCCGCCGGTTTCACCCCCGCGATGCTGGCCGCCTGCCAGCAGTTTCTGCAGCGGGAGGGCGTGGCCGCGCGGCTGCAATGGAACGAGCAGGAGGTGTTCGCCAGCTTCGACGGCTGGTGGCTGAGCAGCGGCTTCATCGCCCAGGCCCGCGTGCGCGACGGCCAGTGCCAGCTATTGCAATACGCGGCGCGGCTGCGCATTTTCGGCCAGTTCGGCCAGACGCTGCCGGCCAACTGGCTGTTCGCGATGAATTACGGCGAGGCCAAGGCGGTGGCGCTGCTGAAGCTGATCCGCGTGCTGCACGTGCTGAACCATCTGGGCCGCAACGGCCGCCACCTGCCGTTGCGGATAGACGTCGATCCGCGCATCTGCCACGCCTACAGCGACCGCATCGTCGATTTCACCGCCCGCCTGCTGGACGTGCTGGAATTTCCGGCCGCCCAGGCGCCGATGCTGCTGTTGCTGGATTCGCGCACCGGCGAGCTCGGCCTGTCGCTGCTGCGACGCTATCGTCAGAACGGGCATGGCGTGGGGCTGGGCGATTTCGGCGCCGGCCATCAGGATCTGCTGCGGCTGTGGCGGCTGGAGCCGGACGGGCTGGCGCTGGCGCCCAGCTTCATGGGCCGCGCCATCATGTACCCGACGGTGCGCGAGCAACTGCTGGCGCTGGTGCCGCAATTGGTGGAGCAGGGCTTCGCGCTGGCGGTCGAGGACATCGTCTGCGACAACATGCTGGAGCTGGCGCTGCGAATGGGGGCCGAGCACTGTTCCGGGCCGCTGTTGTCGGAGCGACTGAAGCGGCAGCGGGCGGCGCGCGAGCTGGATTTGTCCAAAATCGCCTGTTAG